The Dyella caseinilytica genome has a window encoding:
- a CDS encoding TolC family protein, producing MLFSLFTRRAVASAWAVVLVWATVPTTYAADPPLTLQAAVQEGMDEAPALMAHHAHVASMHEEAVRAGRLPDPTLNFGVQNFPVTAPGAFSVRSDPMTMRMIGVTQALPSRAARSADREVADAEIKAADAEGADTIQSIQQHIADAWIDLWAAQQKRALLSELHAENVLAVQMAQARLKGGDGSATDALAARAEAAGLDNRLEAADADIAVAQAGLQRWLGHTATDVGDAPDFGQLPVTPEHLEQAVDQQAPMQVWEAREQVAQAALDRARATKHPDWSVSFLYGQRAGPLSDMVMVEFGVTLPLFTRNRQDRAISAKEEQWEAAQDNHEDARREQRAVVASTVASWQGWAGQIQRYQDTMLPLDRDRTKTALAAYRGGGALQPWLDARRDEIQLRLTYVDALTARARLWASLAYLLPTSEAMP from the coding sequence ATGTTGTTCTCTCTGTTCACCCGACGCGCGGTGGCGTCGGCATGGGCTGTCGTCCTGGTTTGGGCGACGGTCCCCACTACCTATGCGGCAGATCCGCCGTTGACCCTGCAGGCAGCCGTTCAAGAAGGCATGGACGAAGCGCCCGCACTCATGGCGCATCACGCACACGTTGCGTCGATGCACGAGGAAGCGGTTCGCGCCGGTCGTTTGCCCGATCCCACGCTGAATTTTGGCGTCCAGAATTTTCCCGTCACTGCGCCGGGTGCCTTCAGCGTTCGCTCCGACCCTATGACGATGCGCATGATCGGCGTCACGCAGGCGCTTCCCTCGCGTGCGGCGCGTTCTGCCGATCGCGAAGTGGCGGATGCCGAGATCAAAGCGGCCGATGCGGAAGGCGCCGACACGATTCAGTCGATCCAGCAACATATCGCGGATGCCTGGATTGACCTGTGGGCCGCCCAGCAAAAGCGCGCGCTACTTTCCGAGCTTCATGCCGAAAATGTGTTGGCCGTGCAAATGGCGCAGGCACGATTGAAAGGTGGTGACGGCAGCGCGACCGATGCACTGGCAGCTCGCGCCGAGGCGGCAGGGCTCGACAATCGCCTGGAAGCCGCCGATGCGGATATAGCTGTGGCTCAGGCAGGTTTACAGCGATGGCTGGGACACACCGCTACGGATGTTGGCGACGCACCCGACTTCGGACAGTTGCCGGTCACACCTGAGCATCTGGAGCAAGCCGTCGACCAGCAAGCCCCCATGCAAGTCTGGGAGGCGCGCGAGCAGGTTGCGCAGGCCGCATTGGATCGGGCGCGTGCGACCAAACATCCCGACTGGAGCGTGAGCTTTCTTTACGGTCAACGCGCGGGCCCTCTCTCGGACATGGTGATGGTGGAATTTGGCGTGACATTGCCACTGTTCACGCGCAATCGACAGGATCGGGCCATCAGTGCGAAAGAAGAGCAATGGGAAGCAGCGCAAGACAACCATGAAGACGCGCGTCGCGAACAACGCGCCGTCGTAGCGAGCACTGTCGCGAGTTGGCAGGGCTGGGCCGGTCAGATCCAGCGATATCAGGACACCATGCTCCCCCTTGATCGTGATCGCACGAAAACGGCACTGGCTGCCTACCGCGGTGGTGGTGCATTGCAACCCTGGCTGGATGCCCGTCGTGACGAAATCCAGCTGCGCCTGACCTACGTCGATGCGCTTACGGCACGCGCACGGTTGTGGGCATCGCTGGCCTATCTGTTACCTACGTCGGAGGCCATGCCATGA
- a CDS encoding AraC family transcriptional regulator translates to MKTSGRDRSLPGDDQQQMVALLRALAPEQGYNLTVLPDVRILRSDRALSRTPVLYDPGIVIVCQGRKRGYFGDQVYLYDEQHYLAVAVPVPFTMETDATPEHPLLAIYMHLDFRVAAELMIQIDRERMPAQSGAPQSMMSSLMDTALRTSVLRFLEAMNKPLDAAILGPSLVRELYFRVLTGAQGNAMRAALAMQGQFGKIGKALRRIHATYAQPLDLSQLANEAGMSVPTFHSHFKAITRTSPMQYVKSTRLHQARLLMVRQGMTAEAASHAVGYASPSQFNREFKRLFGLTPAAETKRMLESFAMPPAHAASDYVSSH, encoded by the coding sequence ATGAAAACGTCTGGCCGCGACCGGAGTCTCCCAGGGGACGATCAGCAACAGATGGTGGCGTTGCTTCGGGCCCTGGCTCCCGAGCAGGGATACAACCTGACCGTGTTGCCGGATGTGCGCATCCTGCGTTCGGATCGCGCCTTGTCCCGCACCCCCGTTCTCTACGATCCAGGCATCGTGATCGTCTGCCAGGGACGCAAGCGGGGTTACTTCGGCGATCAGGTTTATCTGTATGACGAGCAGCACTACTTGGCCGTCGCCGTGCCGGTGCCTTTCACCATGGAAACCGACGCGACGCCGGAACACCCGTTGCTGGCCATTTACATGCACCTGGATTTTCGGGTCGCCGCAGAACTGATGATTCAGATCGATCGCGAACGCATGCCGGCGCAAAGCGGTGCACCACAAAGCATGATGTCCAGCCTAATGGATACCGCGCTGCGGACCTCAGTGCTGCGTTTTCTGGAGGCGATGAACAAGCCGCTTGATGCTGCAATCCTCGGTCCTTCGCTAGTGCGCGAATTGTATTTTCGCGTGCTCACCGGTGCGCAGGGCAATGCAATGCGCGCGGCTTTAGCTATGCAAGGGCAATTTGGCAAGATCGGAAAGGCGCTGCGTCGCATCCATGCCACCTATGCGCAACCACTCGACCTCTCGCAGCTAGCCAACGAGGCCGGTATGAGTGTGCCCACGTTTCACAGTCACTTTAAGGCCATTACACGCACCTCGCCCATGCAGTACGTGAAATCCACGCGCTTGCATCAGGCGAGGTTGCTGATGGTGCGCCAAGGCATGACAGCGGAAGCGGCCAGTCATGCCGTGGGTTATGCAAGCCCGTCGCAGTTCAATCGTGAATTCAAGCGACTTTTCGGGCTGACGCCTGCAGCAGAAACAAAACGCATGCTGGAAAGCTTTGCCATGCCGCCTGCGCATGCAGCATCGGATTACGTCTCATCGCACTGA
- a CDS encoding winged helix-turn-helix transcriptional regulator produces MKKKIYSCGLEASLAIIGGKWKCLILWGIGQDARRFGELKRVVVGISEKMLIQELKEMELDGIVKRKDFHEVPPRVEYSLTPFGTELREVLQPLCEWGAKHMKRIGNLPTQKDVA; encoded by the coding sequence ATGAAAAAGAAAATTTATAGTTGTGGTTTAGAGGCTTCCCTCGCCATCATCGGCGGCAAGTGGAAGTGCCTTATCCTGTGGGGGATTGGCCAAGATGCCCGGCGTTTTGGTGAATTGAAGAGAGTCGTCGTCGGTATCAGCGAAAAAATGCTGATACAGGAACTTAAGGAAATGGAACTGGACGGTATCGTGAAGCGGAAGGATTTCCATGAGGTCCCGCCGCGCGTCGAATATTCCTTAACGCCCTTCGGTACGGAGCTTCGGGAAGTACTGCAGCCTCTGTGCGAATGGGGAGCAAAACACATGAAGCGGATTGGCAACTTGCCCACACAGAAGGATGTCGCCTAG
- a CDS encoding oxidoreductase, whose product MSSTKILLITGVSSGFGRTLAHEALAAGHCVVGTVRSEQTRRDFEALAPARSVGRVLDVTDFEAIDGVVAEIEANVGPVDVLVNNAGYGHEGVLEESPLAEMRKQFDVNVFGAVAMMKAVLPYMRKRRRGHILNITSMGGFITMPGIAYYCGSKFALEGISEVLSKEVKPFGIAVTAVAPGSFRTDWAGRSMVRTPRSIPDYDALFDPIRKAREENSGKQLGDPTKAARAMLALMTSETPPAHLLLGSDALHLVRTKLSALAKDINAWETVTRSTDG is encoded by the coding sequence GTGTCATCCACCAAGATTCTGCTCATTACCGGCGTCAGCAGCGGTTTCGGCCGCACACTGGCGCATGAAGCACTCGCGGCCGGTCATTGCGTGGTCGGAACGGTGCGAAGCGAACAGACAAGACGAGATTTCGAAGCACTTGCCCCGGCCAGGTCCGTAGGTCGTGTATTGGATGTCACCGACTTCGAAGCCATTGATGGCGTTGTCGCCGAAATCGAAGCAAATGTCGGGCCGGTGGACGTGCTCGTTAACAATGCCGGATACGGCCACGAAGGCGTGTTGGAAGAATCCCCACTGGCCGAGATGCGCAAACAGTTCGACGTGAACGTGTTCGGCGCCGTCGCGATGATGAAAGCCGTATTGCCTTACATGCGCAAGCGTCGACGGGGGCACATCCTCAATATCACTTCGATGGGCGGGTTTATCACCATGCCTGGCATCGCCTACTACTGCGGTAGCAAGTTCGCACTGGAAGGGATATCTGAGGTGCTTAGCAAGGAGGTTAAACCGTTTGGTATTGCAGTGACGGCGGTGGCACCGGGCTCATTTCGCACCGATTGGGCGGGCCGCTCGATGGTTCGTACGCCCCGCTCCATACCTGATTACGATGCACTGTTCGATCCCATCCGGAAGGCTCGTGAAGAGAACAGCGGCAAGCAACTTGGCGATCCAACAAAGGCTGCACGCGCCATGCTCGCCTTGATGACGAGCGAAACGCCTCCTGCACATCTGCTGCTGGGCAGCGATGCGCTACACCTGGTACGCACCAAGCTGTCAGCGCTCGCGAAAGACATCAACGCTTGGGAAACAGTCACGCGTTCGACGGATGGTTGA
- a CDS encoding efflux RND transporter permease subunit, whose amino-acid sequence MIAALIRAAIAHRVFVLLAAIALAAVGVYATTHTPIDALPDLSDTQVIIRTTWPGQSPQVVEDQVTYSLATTMLSVPGAKVVRGYSFFGDSYVYVLFDDNTDLYWARSRVLEYLSQVRSSLPNGVNPALGPDATGLGWIYEYALVDRTGKHDLGQLRAIQDWFLRYPLKTVPDVAEVASIGGMERAWQIVPDPQALAARGITVTQLVDAVRAANGANGGSVIEQGEAELMVRSEGYLKTRADFESVPIVTNSAGTPVLLRDVATVRRGPTFRRGIAELDGQGEVAGGVIVLRSGKNARAAIAAVKAKLAELQRSLPAGVEIVPTYDRSQLIDAAVENVWGKLLEEFLVVALVCALFLGHLRSAFVAVITLPLGVLAAFIVMNLQGVSANLMSLGGIAIAIGAMVDAAIVMIENTHKHLEHWRDVHEGQEPQGATRWELVAESAAEVGPALFISLLIIALSFVPVFALQGQEGKLFKPLAFTKTYAMAAAAGLAITLVPVLMGYLVRGRIRHENENPLNRALMALYRPILDTVLRYPKTTLALAGVLLLSAAIPMSQLGSEFMPPMDEGTLLYMPTALTGLSADKASQLLQLTDRMIKTVPEVDHVFGKAGRAESATDPAPLEMFETTITFKPKDQWRPGMTMAKIEAELDKAVRVPGLTNLFVPPIRNRIDMLSTGIKSPIGIKVLGTDLMTLQTVADRIETVAKTVPGVSSAIAERPTSGRYIDVHIRRDAAARYGLTQDQIQQLIATVVGGDPIGQTVEGRERYPIVVRYPRLERDSVEALRELLILANGTQLTLAQVADVTLDAGPSMLKSENGQLATYVYVDTSGSDLGTVVSRLEHTVAQQVSLPPGVTIAWSGQFEYLASAMERLKLVVPAALAIIFVLIYVVFRRASEAAMIMASVPLALVGGLWLIWWLGHAVSVATMIGFIALSGVAAEFGVVMLLYLRQAWDRQLEHNPQAGFAELDAAIREGAVQRVRPKAMTVAVILAGLFPILFGHGAGSEVMQRIAAPMIGGMLTAPLLSMVVLPAAFRLLILYRMKKIHRANALLQPHRQER is encoded by the coding sequence ATGATTGCCGCGCTGATTCGCGCGGCCATCGCGCACCGTGTGTTTGTGTTGTTGGCCGCTATAGCACTGGCTGCCGTTGGGGTGTATGCCACCACTCACACGCCGATTGATGCGTTACCCGACCTTTCCGATACGCAGGTGATCATCCGTACAACTTGGCCAGGCCAGTCGCCGCAAGTCGTGGAGGATCAAGTCACCTATTCCCTCGCGACGACCATGCTCTCCGTACCCGGCGCCAAGGTGGTGCGCGGTTATTCGTTCTTCGGAGATTCCTATGTCTACGTATTGTTTGACGACAACACGGACCTTTATTGGGCGCGATCACGTGTATTGGAATACCTGAGCCAAGTCCGCAGCAGCCTTCCCAATGGTGTAAATCCCGCCTTGGGTCCCGATGCAACGGGGCTGGGCTGGATCTATGAGTACGCCCTGGTTGATCGCACGGGTAAACACGACCTCGGTCAGTTGCGAGCAATCCAGGACTGGTTTCTCCGCTACCCGTTGAAGACGGTGCCTGACGTTGCCGAAGTGGCCAGTATCGGCGGCATGGAACGCGCCTGGCAGATCGTGCCTGATCCTCAGGCACTGGCCGCGCGCGGCATCACCGTCACCCAACTGGTTGACGCGGTCCGCGCTGCCAACGGCGCGAATGGCGGCTCGGTGATTGAGCAAGGCGAGGCCGAATTGATGGTGCGCAGCGAGGGCTATTTGAAAACGCGCGCCGATTTCGAAAGTGTTCCTATTGTGACCAACAGTGCCGGTACACCCGTGCTGTTACGTGACGTCGCAACGGTACGGCGTGGCCCTACGTTTCGCCGTGGTATTGCGGAGCTGGATGGTCAGGGCGAAGTGGCTGGCGGTGTGATCGTGCTGCGCTCGGGGAAGAATGCGCGAGCCGCCATTGCTGCCGTGAAGGCAAAGCTGGCCGAACTTCAGCGTAGTCTGCCCGCGGGTGTAGAGATTGTGCCGACTTACGACCGGTCGCAGCTGATCGATGCAGCGGTAGAGAATGTGTGGGGCAAGTTGCTCGAAGAGTTTCTAGTCGTCGCGCTGGTTTGCGCATTGTTCCTGGGCCACCTGCGATCGGCTTTCGTTGCCGTTATCACGCTCCCGTTAGGCGTGCTGGCCGCGTTCATCGTGATGAACCTGCAAGGTGTATCGGCCAACTTGATGTCGCTGGGCGGCATTGCGATCGCCATCGGTGCGATGGTGGATGCGGCCATCGTGATGATCGAGAACACACACAAGCATCTGGAACATTGGCGTGACGTGCACGAAGGGCAGGAGCCGCAAGGGGCAACACGCTGGGAACTTGTAGCGGAATCGGCGGCTGAAGTGGGGCCGGCACTGTTCATCAGCCTTCTGATCATTGCGCTGTCGTTTGTGCCGGTGTTTGCGCTGCAGGGACAGGAAGGCAAGCTATTCAAACCGCTCGCGTTCACAAAGACCTACGCGATGGCGGCGGCAGCGGGATTAGCCATTACCTTGGTACCGGTATTGATGGGCTATCTCGTGCGAGGCCGTATTCGCCATGAGAACGAAAACCCGCTTAACCGCGCACTGATGGCACTGTATCGGCCAATTCTAGATACGGTGCTGCGCTATCCAAAGACCACGCTTGCGCTGGCCGGTGTGCTACTGCTCAGTGCAGCGATACCCATGAGCCAGTTAGGCAGCGAGTTCATGCCTCCCATGGATGAAGGTACCTTGTTGTACATGCCGACGGCACTGACGGGGCTGTCTGCGGACAAGGCCTCGCAGCTGTTGCAGCTCACCGACCGCATGATCAAGACAGTTCCGGAAGTCGATCATGTTTTCGGCAAGGCCGGACGCGCGGAAAGCGCAACCGATCCGGCACCCCTGGAGATGTTCGAAACCACGATCACCTTCAAGCCCAAGGATCAATGGCGTCCGGGGATGACCATGGCCAAGATCGAGGCCGAGTTGGATAAGGCAGTGCGCGTCCCCGGCCTGACCAATCTCTTCGTGCCGCCGATTCGCAACCGCATCGACATGCTATCCACAGGCATCAAAAGCCCGATCGGCATCAAGGTGCTAGGTACGGATTTGATGACCCTTCAAACCGTGGCAGATCGCATCGAAACCGTGGCCAAGACCGTGCCGGGTGTGAGTTCTGCGATTGCGGAGCGTCCAACCAGTGGCCGTTACATCGATGTGCATATCCGGCGGGATGCCGCTGCACGCTATGGGTTGACGCAGGACCAGATACAGCAGCTCATCGCCACGGTGGTTGGTGGTGATCCCATTGGGCAAACGGTCGAAGGTCGGGAACGTTATCCCATCGTCGTCCGCTACCCGCGCCTTGAGCGTGATTCGGTCGAAGCGTTGCGAGAGTTGCTCATTCTCGCCAACGGAACACAGCTCACTCTGGCTCAGGTTGCCGATGTCACTCTGGATGCGGGGCCGTCTATGCTGAAAAGCGAGAATGGTCAGCTGGCGACGTACGTCTATGTGGATACATCTGGCAGCGACCTAGGGACGGTGGTGAGCCGGCTGGAACACACTGTGGCTCAACAAGTTTCGTTGCCGCCCGGTGTGACCATCGCCTGGTCGGGACAGTTCGAGTATTTGGCCAGCGCGATGGAGCGTTTAAAGCTGGTTGTGCCTGCGGCTCTGGCGATCATCTTCGTGCTGATCTATGTGGTGTTTCGTCGCGCCAGCGAAGCGGCCATGATCATGGCCAGTGTGCCGCTTGCGCTGGTAGGCGGCCTTTGGCTGATCTGGTGGCTGGGTCACGCGGTATCGGTAGCGACAATGATCGGCTTTATCGCACTCAGCGGTGTGGCTGCCGAATTCGGCGTGGTGATGTTGCTGTATCTTCGCCAAGCTTGGGATCGACAGCTTGAACACAATCCTCAGGCGGGATTCGCCGAGCTCGACGCGGCGATCCGCGAAGGTGCGGTGCAGCGCGTACGACCTAAGGCGATGACGGTGGCGGTAATCCTGGCAGGCTTGTTTCCAATTCTGTTTGGTCATGGCGCCGGATCGGAGGTGATGCAACGCATTGCAGCGCCCATGATCGGCGGCATGCTTACTGCGCCCTTGCTATCCATGGTGGTACTGCCGGCGGCGTTCCGCCTTTTGATTCTCTATCGAATGAAGAAGATACATCGAGCGAACGCTTTGCTCCAGCCTCACCGACAGGAAAGATGA
- a CDS encoding efflux RND transporter periplasmic adaptor subunit, which yields MKRVLITSAAAFLAALLLVIGYLSGRHTSSSSMPSVAATSKMQDKKVLYWYDTMVPDQHFNHPGLSPMGMKMVPRYADEGADPNVIRIDPATVQNLGIRTAPVEHRVLASVSQVPGTVTWDLRQASTVSARVDGVISQLYVRAPYTTITAGEPLATMLAPEWNSALAEYSALQQAQSSDAKALRAAARQRLDVLGLADADIRSAHGGSNGGITLHALASGVVTTLDVREGQRVTAGQTLMTVNGLSTVWVEAALPQAIAGTVWHGTPVTVTVDALPGHEFHGTVETLLPDIDAMTRTQRARIVLSNEDGALSPGMFASVRVAPANGEAVPVVPSDALITSGSEARVIVVEGNGHFHPVSVRTGRSSEGYTEILAGLQGNEKVVVSGQFLIDSEASLSGALDRLDTHPSRPASAASTSMPAMRMGDQP from the coding sequence ATGAAGCGTGTGCTGATTACTTCTGCTGCTGCCTTCCTGGCGGCGCTATTGCTTGTTATCGGCTATCTCAGTGGTCGACACACGTCATCGTCTTCCATGCCATCGGTTGCCGCGACATCCAAAATGCAGGACAAAAAAGTTCTGTATTGGTACGACACCATGGTGCCGGATCAGCATTTCAATCATCCTGGGCTGTCGCCCATGGGCATGAAAATGGTGCCCAGGTACGCCGATGAAGGCGCTGACCCGAATGTTATCCGGATTGATCCGGCTACGGTGCAAAACCTTGGCATACGAACGGCTCCTGTGGAGCATCGGGTTTTGGCGTCGGTAAGCCAGGTTCCCGGCACGGTGACCTGGGATCTGCGGCAAGCCTCGACGGTAAGTGCGCGTGTCGATGGCGTTATAAGCCAGCTCTATGTACGCGCTCCGTACACCACCATTACGGCGGGTGAGCCGTTAGCGACCATGTTGGCGCCCGAATGGAATAGCGCGCTCGCTGAGTACAGCGCACTTCAACAAGCACAATCTTCCGATGCCAAAGCATTGCGTGCGGCTGCGCGTCAACGGCTTGATGTCTTGGGGCTGGCCGACGCCGATATCCGAAGTGCTCACGGTGGGTCGAACGGCGGCATAACGCTGCATGCGCTCGCGAGCGGTGTGGTGACCACTTTGGATGTGCGAGAAGGGCAGCGTGTTACTGCAGGTCAGACCTTGATGACCGTCAATGGGCTGTCCACCGTGTGGGTCGAAGCCGCACTTCCCCAAGCCATTGCCGGAACAGTGTGGCACGGCACACCCGTGACCGTGACGGTGGATGCGCTGCCAGGGCATGAATTTCACGGCACCGTGGAAACGTTGCTGCCCGATATCGACGCCATGACACGGACGCAGCGCGCGCGCATTGTGCTGAGCAATGAAGATGGCGCTCTGAGTCCAGGCATGTTTGCTTCGGTGCGCGTTGCACCGGCAAACGGCGAGGCTGTGCCGGTCGTGCCGAGCGATGCGCTCATCACCTCAGGTTCTGAGGCACGCGTGATCGTTGTCGAGGGCAATGGACATTTTCACCCTGTCTCCGTACGAACGGGTCGTTCCTCTGAGGGATACACCGAAATTCTTGCCGGTCTGCAGGGCAACGAAAAGGTCGTGGTGTCCGGTCAATTCCTGATTGATTCGGAAGCAAGTTTGTCCGGTGCGCTCGATCGGCTTGATACGCATCCATCTCGGCCCGCCTCGGCAGCGAGCACATCGATGCCAGCTATGCGCATGGGAGATCAACCATGA
- a CDS encoding acyltransferase family protein: MDTASIATPTTIITPAKNHYVVLDGLRGIASLMVLAFHLFEPFSHDDATKQIINHGYLAVDFFFMLSGFVIAYAYDERWTRITQWDFYKRRLIRLQPMVIMGSLIGAALFYFQAGPAFPLIAETPVWKMLLVMVVGCTLLPLPISMDIRGWQEMHPLDGPAWSLFFEYIANILYAVGLRKLSKTALSVFVFLAALLLVQLAVFGDRGDLIGGWSLDTTQLHIGFARLLFPFFAGILLCRLGARIQVKNAFGVASLLLIIALSLPRFGGTEHHWMNGVYESLCVIFVFPIIVAVGAGEKRVDGFSIRVARFFGDLSFPLYITHYPLIYIYTGWIARSNPTGAQGVVPALLVAVAAIAMAYASLKLYDEPVRRWLSKKFLQRTV; this comes from the coding sequence ATGGATACTGCCTCAATTGCCACGCCAACCACGATCATCACGCCCGCAAAGAATCACTATGTCGTCCTGGATGGCTTACGCGGCATCGCTTCGCTTATGGTGTTGGCTTTCCACCTTTTCGAGCCGTTCTCGCACGATGATGCTACGAAGCAAATCATCAATCACGGGTATCTCGCCGTCGACTTTTTCTTCATGCTCTCGGGGTTCGTCATCGCTTATGCATACGACGAACGTTGGACCCGCATAACGCAGTGGGACTTCTACAAGCGACGACTCATCCGATTGCAGCCGATGGTCATCATGGGAAGTCTCATTGGCGCGGCGCTGTTCTACTTTCAAGCGGGCCCAGCATTTCCCCTGATCGCTGAAACCCCAGTCTGGAAGATGCTGTTGGTCATGGTGGTGGGATGCACGCTGCTTCCCCTTCCTATCTCCATGGACATTCGCGGCTGGCAGGAAATGCATCCGCTGGATGGCCCGGCATGGTCGTTGTTTTTCGAATACATCGCTAACATTCTGTATGCGGTGGGCTTGCGCAAGCTCTCGAAGACCGCTTTGAGCGTTTTCGTCTTCCTCGCTGCACTACTGCTCGTGCAGTTAGCGGTATTTGGCGATCGCGGAGACCTCATCGGCGGATGGTCCCTTGATACAACCCAATTGCACATCGGCTTCGCCCGGCTTCTTTTTCCGTTCTTCGCCGGCATCCTCCTCTGTCGATTGGGAGCACGCATTCAGGTGAAGAACGCGTTCGGCGTCGCGAGCCTGCTATTGATTATTGCGCTTTCACTGCCACGATTTGGTGGCACTGAGCACCACTGGATGAATGGCGTCTATGAATCACTGTGCGTCATCTTTGTGTTTCCCATCATTGTGGCGGTGGGAGCAGGCGAAAAGCGGGTCGACGGTTTCTCAATACGTGTCGCTCGGTTCTTCGGCGACCTCTCCTTTCCGCTCTATATCACCCACTATCCCTTGATCTACATCTATACCGGATGGATCGCACGAAGCAACCCTACTGGCGCCCAAGGTGTTGTCCCCGCGCTTCTCGTTGCAGTAGCCGCCATCGCCATGGCTTATGCCAGCTTAAAACTTTACGACGAGCCAGTACGACGCTGGCTTAGCAAAAAGTTTTTGCAGCGCACAGTTTGA
- a CDS encoding GDCCVxC domain-containing (seleno)protein has translation MFEPILQSSVTCPLCGHRSTETMPTDACWFLYDCRGCGEVIRPKPGDCCVFCSYGTVPCPPKQQERPCCD, from the coding sequence GTGTTCGAACCTATCCTGCAAAGCAGCGTGACATGCCCGCTCTGTGGGCATCGATCGACGGAAACGATGCCCACCGATGCATGCTGGTTTCTGTATGACTGTCGAGGATGCGGCGAAGTCATCCGACCAAAGCCTGGGGACTGTTGTGTGTTCTGCTCCTATGGCACCGTGCCATGTCCACCAAAGCAGCAGGAACGGCCCTGCTGCGATTAA
- a CDS encoding SDR family NAD(P)-dependent oxidoreductase has protein sequence MPAQTKRLVLDINAARTIMSQELAGKVAVISGGTTGIGLATARRFAAEGAHVFIFGRRKAQLDEAAQLIAHNVTAIQADAADLNDLDHVAATVKAEKGVVDIIVSNAGYTEQASIDTITPEHFDKAFNLMARGPVFLVQKLLPMMTGAGSIILISSAMHLMGIPGHTAYAATKAALRSYARTWAAEFKDRGIRVNMLSPGVTDTPILDAQSASREDLVTMYQSMVPMGRLARAEEIANAALFLASDQSSYVTGADLMADGGVGQV, from the coding sequence GTGCCGGCACAAACCAAACGTCTAGTACTAGACATTAATGCGGCGAGAACAATCATGTCACAAGAACTTGCAGGAAAAGTAGCTGTTATCAGCGGCGGGACGACCGGCATCGGCCTGGCGACTGCCCGGCGATTCGCTGCCGAGGGCGCGCACGTCTTTATCTTTGGCCGTCGGAAAGCGCAGCTCGATGAAGCTGCCCAACTGATTGCACACAACGTTACCGCTATTCAGGCTGATGCGGCGGATCTCAATGACCTCGACCACGTCGCTGCAACGGTGAAGGCAGAAAAGGGTGTCGTGGACATCATCGTGTCGAACGCGGGATATACGGAACAGGCTTCCATCGACACCATCACACCCGAGCATTTCGACAAGGCATTCAACCTGATGGCTCGCGGTCCCGTCTTCCTGGTGCAGAAGTTGTTACCGATGATGACGGGTGCTGGCTCGATCATCCTGATCTCGTCGGCCATGCACCTCATGGGCATTCCTGGTCATACCGCCTACGCCGCGACGAAGGCAGCGTTGCGTTCTTATGCCCGCACATGGGCTGCAGAATTCAAGGATCGCGGCATTCGCGTCAACATGCTTAGCCCTGGCGTCACCGACACGCCGATTCTCGATGCTCAGTCGGCGTCTCGTGAGGATCTGGTGACGATGTATCAAAGCATGGTTCCCATGGGACGACTCGCTCGGGCCGAGGAAATTGCCAACGCGGCACTCTTCCTGGCGTCGGACCAGAGTTCGTATGTGACGGGGGCAGATCTGATGGCTGATGGTGGTGTCGGCCAAGTCTGA